The Paenibacillus sp. YPG26 genome includes a window with the following:
- a CDS encoding ABC transporter ATP-binding protein: MKKIIIADQIVKSYGEGDEKRDVLSSVSACVHEGEFVAVMGPSGSGKSTLMYALSGMDSVNSGTIVVDGKDLAGMGENELSDLRRTGMGFVFQQPTMLRNLNILDNIILPSMRDNRRNIAAVTEKARRLMRRLGISGLEKRDITEVSGGQLQRAGICRALMNGPRIIFGDEPTGALNSQTSQEILDLFSEINAEGTAVMLVTHDARVASRTERVMFMCDGSIVSELTLPKYSGVNLDDRTRKITAKMREMGI; encoded by the coding sequence ATGAAGAAGATCATTATTGCTGATCAAATCGTGAAATCCTATGGTGAGGGTGATGAGAAGCGCGATGTTCTTAGCAGTGTGTCTGCCTGTGTTCATGAGGGCGAGTTCGTTGCTGTCATGGGGCCATCGGGTTCGGGGAAATCCACACTGATGTATGCGCTGAGCGGGATGGATAGCGTGAATAGCGGGACAATCGTGGTTGACGGCAAGGATTTAGCGGGAATGGGGGAGAATGAGTTATCGGATCTGCGCAGAACCGGAATGGGATTCGTGTTCCAGCAGCCAACGATGCTAAGGAATCTGAATATCCTCGATAACATCATTCTTCCATCCATGCGGGATAACCGAAGAAATATTGCGGCAGTTACGGAGAAAGCAAGAAGGCTCATGAGGAGGCTCGGCATTTCCGGGTTGGAGAAGCGGGATATCACCGAAGTCTCGGGAGGACAGCTTCAGCGTGCGGGAATATGCCGTGCTCTTATGAATGGCCCCAGAATTATTTTTGGCGACGAGCCTACAGGAGCACTGAACTCCCAGACCTCGCAGGAGATTCTGGACTTATTCTCCGAGATCAACGCGGAAGGTACTGCGGTTATGCTTGTAACCCACGACGCCAGGGTGGCGTCGCGGACAGAGCGCGTCATGTTCATGTGTGACGGCAGCATTGTAAGCGAGTTGACACTGCCGAAGTACAGCGGAGTGAATCTGGATGACAGGACCCGAAAGATAACGGCCAAGATGCGGGAAATGGGAATATGA
- a CDS encoding DUF2306 domain-containing protein — MFQQRTKRIWGAVIAILALGVSIYLGVQYFGFGAASSGLIQDKVNNQHLTLSDLYFLVLYIHIAAGIIAISIGWIQFIDSIREKYRGLHRTLGIIYSGCVIFSGASGIFIAFKATGGWVSTAAFLLLSLSWLFTLTKGLRAIIVEQDPRKHKNWMLRNYALTLAAVTLRIYLPISMLLFGLEHFNVYYRVIAWICWIPNLIFAEWIIGRIPSRWSRSYSTVHK; from the coding sequence ATGTTCCAGCAGCGTACGAAACGGATATGGGGCGCAGTGATCGCCATTCTTGCTTTAGGAGTCAGCATATATTTAGGGGTGCAATATTTTGGCTTCGGGGCAGCCTCATCAGGTTTGATTCAAGATAAGGTCAACAACCAGCACCTGACATTATCCGATCTCTATTTCTTAGTTCTCTACATTCATATAGCAGCAGGAATCATCGCCATTTCCATCGGCTGGATTCAATTTATCGACTCCATCAGGGAGAAATACCGCGGCCTGCACCGGACCCTCGGCATTATTTATAGCGGCTGTGTTATTTTCTCAGGGGCATCTGGAATATTTATTGCGTTCAAAGCTACTGGCGGATGGGTGTCTACGGCCGCGTTTCTGCTTCTCTCTCTGTCCTGGCTCTTCACGCTGACTAAAGGCCTTCGCGCGATCATAGTTGAACAAGATCCGCGTAAGCATAAAAACTGGATGCTCCGCAACTATGCTCTGACCCTTGCGGCGGTTACCCTTCGCATATACCTGCCCATAAGCATGCTCCTATTTGGATTGGAACACTTTAACGTATATTACCGCGTTATTGCCTGGATTTGCTGGATTCCCAATCTGATCTTCGCCGAATGGATTATTGGGCGCATTCCATCAAGGTGGTCCCGCTCTTATAGCACAGTCCACAAGTGA